Proteins from one Urocitellus parryii isolate mUroPar1 unplaced genomic scaffold, mUroPar1.hap1 Scaffold_67, whole genome shotgun sequence genomic window:
- the LOC144252905 gene encoding LOW QUALITY PROTEIN: PR domain zinc finger protein 8-like (The sequence of the model RefSeq protein was modified relative to this genomic sequence to represent the inferred CDS: deleted 2 bases in 1 codon) — translation MPSHDTHAINLADRRRSHAHTPAPRTRGPCRQAPSQALPPPPAAEAPDGGFLRLARGPPDAARQQPAVSPSLPAAAAESRTALQGRRAPPQARIGRECGRGWRGDAEGPAGASLWVKEPCGRRSRELNSEKEPEGPCEIVNFQAVKDLKSLASAAALKGSSPYTCLECSQRFQFEFPYVAHLRFRCPKRLHSADLSPHDEQSGGVGTKDHGGGGGGKDHHQQQQQETPLGPGPKFCKAGPIHHYPAPSPDSSNPPAAAGGSSAKPSTDFHNLARELENSRGGTSCSLAQSLSSSSSSSSSSSSSSGSAGHQEAELSPDGIATGVCKGKRKFPEEAVEGGGGGGAGLVGGRARVAQRPLPASKEDLVCTPQQYRASGSYFSLEENGRLFTPPSPETGEAKRSAFVEVKKAGRGAGLQEEETVDGGSTTAEDHDAGGGGGSSTPAAASPAGAEKLLAPRPGGPLPSRLEGGSPARGSAFTSVPQLGGSGGKGAGGRAGSAGSGSAGSGQGSASDKRKSAFSQPVRSFSQPASFSQLFPLVLGQKLGALEPCHPGDGVGPTRLYPAAADPLAVKLQGAADLNGGCRALQTGGGSLPKQSPFLYATAFWPKSLAAAAAAAAAAAGPLQLQLPWALTLLPPSFTSLCLPEQNWCAKCNASFRMTSDLMYHMRSHHQKEYAMEPLVKPWREEKLKCPICNESFRERHHLSRHMTSHN, via the exons ATGCCCTCCCACGACACACACGCCATCAATCTAGCTGATAGGCGCCGCTCCCACGCGCACACCCCTGCCCCTCGCACGAGGGGGCCCTGTCGCCAGGCCCCTTCCCAGGCACTCCCACCCCCGCCCGCTGCTGAGGCTCCAGATGGCGGCTTCTTGCGCTTGGCTCGCGGGCCCCCAGACGCCGCCAGGCAGCAGCCGGcggtctctccctccctcccagctgcTGCGGCTGAGAGCCGGACCGCTTTGCAAGGCAGACGGGCTCCTCCGCAAGCTCGCATTGGGCGGGAGTGTGGTCGCGGGTGGCGCGGGGATGCCGAGGGACCCGCGGGAGCTTCGCTCTGGGTAAAGGAGCCCTGCGGCCGCAG GAGTAGAGAGCTGAACAGTGAAAAGGAGCCCGAAGGCCCCTGCGAAATTGTCAACTTTCAGGCTGTTAAAGACCTCAAGTCATTAGCATCAGCTGCTGCACTAAAGG GGTCGTCCCCTTACACATGCCTGGAATGCAGCCAACGATTCCAGTTTGAGTTCCCCTACGTAGCGCATCTGCGTTTCCGCTGCCCCAAGAGACTTCACAGCGCTGATCTGAGTCCCCACGACGAACAAAGCGGCGGTGTGGGCACCAAAGACCACGGGGGCGGAGGAGGCGGTAAAGaccaccaccagcagcagcaacagGAGACGCCATTGGGTCCGGGTCCCAAATTCTGCAAGGCTGGCCCCATCCATCATTACCCGGCTCCCTCTCCGGACAGCAGCAACCCACCCGCCGCCGCCGGTGGCAGCAGCGCAAAGCCATCCACAGACTTTCACAACCTGGCCCGGGAACTGGAAAATTCCCGGGGAGGCACCAGCTGCTCCCTGGCCCAAAgtctcagcagcagcagcagcagcagcagcagcagcagcagcagcagcggcagtGCCGGCCACCAGGAGGCGGAGCTGAGTCCTGATGGCATCGCCACCGGCGTCTGCAAAGGGAAGAGGAAATTCCCAGAGGAGGCTGTGGAGGGCGGCGGAGGCGGTGGGGCCGGGCTGGTGGGGGGCCGGGCGCGTGTAGCCCAGCGGCCCCTGCCAGCCTCCAAGGAGGATTTGGTTTGCACGCCGCAGCAGTACCGCGCTTCTGGCAGCTACTTCAGCCTGGAAGAAAACGGCCGCCTCTTCACGCCACCCAGCCCCGAGACCGGAGAGGCGAAGCGCAGCGCCTTCGTGGAGGTGAAGAAGGCTGGCCGAGGGGCCGGCCTGCAGGAGGAGGAGACTGTGGATGGTGGGAGCACCACTGCCGAGGACCACGACGCAGGTGGTGGCGGCGGCTCTTCCACGCCAGCGGCTGCGTCTCCGGCAGGCGCAGAGAAGCTGCTGGCCCCGCGGCCCGGGGGCCCGTTGCCCAGCAGGCTGGAGGGCGGTAGTCCCGCGCGGGGCAGCGCCTTCACTTCGGTGCCACAGCTGGGCGGTTCCGGAGGCAAAGGCGCAGGGGGCCGCGCGGGGTCAGCAGGTTCAGGTAGTGCGGGCAGTGGCCAGGGCTCAGCATCCGACAAACGCAAAAGCGCCTTCTCGCAGCCGGTGCGCTCCTTCTCGCAGCCGGCG TCCTTCTCACAGCTGTTCCCGCTAGTGCTGGGCCAGAAGTTGGGCGCGCTCGAGCCTTGCCATCCTGGCGACGGCGTGGGTCCCACCAGACTCTACCCGGCCGCTGCTGACCCTCTGGCAGTGAAGCTCCAGGGGGCCGCGGACCTGAACGGAGGTTGCAGGGCCCTGCAGACTGGCGGTGGCAGCCTGCCCAAGCAGAGCCCCTTCCTCTATGCCACTGCCTTCTGGCCCAAGAGCTTGGCGGCGGCTGCAGCTGCGGCTGCAGCGGCCGCGGGGCCCCTGCAATTGCAGCTGCCATGGGCGCTCACGCTGCTGCCACCCTCCTTCACCTCGCTGTGTCTGCCCGAGCAGAACTGGTGCGCCAAGTGCAACGCCTCTTTCCGCATGACCTCCGACCTAATGTACCACATGAGGTCCCACCACCAAAAGGAGTATGCGATGGAGCCCTTGGTGAAGCCGTGGCGGGAGGAGAAACTCAAGTGCCCCATTTGCAATGAGTCCTTCAGGGAGCGCCACCACCTGTCTAGGCACATGACCTCGCACAATTGA